From one Lolium rigidum isolate FL_2022 chromosome 4, APGP_CSIRO_Lrig_0.1, whole genome shotgun sequence genomic stretch:
- the LOC124649334 gene encoding uncharacterized protein At2g02148 isoform X1, whose product MRAPSVPPYSAEAAFLGEGDVDPEATEEDSLVGGGDSNSVDCMPGSYSSSLSLHGVRGDDEHSALENSSSNSSPFYILIPQDVVPIEMARSRFLDIIVDHFICENVIEVAEPSALEFLQGNDKLNKRKQQEARYEGDPRFALPLMYIANLYETLVGDVNARLASLIGSREKTIGVALEAAGGLYRKLTQKFPKKGNCSFRRRELATSNATRTRFPELVVQEEKRVRFVVINGLVIIERPSNMRMEDAEWFKRLTGRNEVAISSRDYKFYSPRHKNRRTPLPAYDIDGTSVLSEDETSPLVCSSGFRPPIEMQNQEQASSKQHTEQIESQPYLHFLDQTEHGTIQQNQHTSSQFPLIHPLASASNLPDNPLHYHSYLSPHVSSMQAGVHGHLGGRANILPSSPAKFCDECGSPYLRATSKFCSECGTKRLGI is encoded by the exons ATGCGGGCCCCCAGCGTGCCGCCCTACTCCGCAGAGGCGGCCTTCCTGGGCGAGGGCGACGTGGACCCCGAGGCCACAGAGGAGGACagcctcgtcggcggcggcgactccAACTCTGTG GATTGCATGCCTGGATCGTACAGCAGCTCTTTAAGCCTCCACGGTGTCAGAGGTGACGACGAACACTCGGCTCTTGAAAACAGCAGCAGCAATTCTAGTCCTTTTTATATCCTAATTCCACAAG ATGTTGTACCTATTGAAATGGCACGGTCTAGATTCCTCGACATCATCGTTGACCATTTTATTTGTGAGAATGTTATTGAGGTGGCAGAACCCTCTGCGTTAGAATTTCTCCAGGGCAACGATAAATTAAACAAAAGAAAGCAACAAGAGGCCCGATATGAAGGTGACCCAAGGTTTGCTTTGCCCTTGATGTATATAGCAAACTTGTATGAGACTTTGGTGGGGGACGTGAATGCACGTCTTGCTTCCTTGATTGGATCCCGTGAGAAAACTATAGGGGTAGCTCTTGAAGCTGCCGGCGGCTTGTACAGGAAACTGACTCAAAAGTTCCCCAAGAAAG GGAATTGTAGCTTCAGGAGGAGGGAGCTCGCTACTTCCAATGCAACAAGGACAAGGTTTCCTGAACTTGTGGTACAAGAAGAAAAGCGAGTCCGTTTTGTAGTAATCAATGGTTTGGTAATCATAGAGAGACCTAGTAATATGAGAATGGAGGACGCAGAATG GTTCAAAAGATTGACCGGGCGAAATGAAGTGGCCATTTCATCAAGAGATTACAAATTCTACTCACCTCGGCATAAGAACAGGCGTACCCCGCTGCCAGCATATGACATTGATGGCACATCC GTTTTGTCAGAGGACGAGACTTCTCCACTGGTTTGTTCTTCAGGATTTCGTCCACCAATTGAG ATGCAAAACCAAGAGCAGGCGTCATCGAAGCAACACACCGAGCAGATAGAAAGTCAGCCGTACCTGCACTTCCTTGATCAAACAGAGCATGGCACCATCCAGCAAAACCAACATACCAGTTCTCAGTTCCCCCTGATTCATCCACTCGCATCGGCCTCAAATCTGCCAGATAACCCCCTGCATTACCACTCTTATTTATCTCCGCATGTATCTTCCATGCAAGCTGGAGTACATGGCCATCTTGGAGGGCGAGCGAATATTCTT CCAAGCAGCCCTGCAAAGTTTTGTGACGAGTGTGGCTCTCCATATCTAAGGGCAACATCCAAGTTCTGCTCAGAGTGTGGCACCAAGAGGCTAGGGATCTAA
- the LOC124649334 gene encoding uncharacterized protein At2g02148 isoform X2 encodes MPGSYSSSLSLHGVRGDDEHSALENSSSNSSPFYILIPQDVVPIEMARSRFLDIIVDHFICENVIEVAEPSALEFLQGNDKLNKRKQQEARYEGDPRFALPLMYIANLYETLVGDVNARLASLIGSREKTIGVALEAAGGLYRKLTQKFPKKGNCSFRRRELATSNATRTRFPELVVQEEKRVRFVVINGLVIIERPSNMRMEDAEWFKRLTGRNEVAISSRDYKFYSPRHKNRRTPLPAYDIDGTSVLSEDETSPLVCSSGFRPPIEMQNQEQASSKQHTEQIESQPYLHFLDQTEHGTIQQNQHTSSQFPLIHPLASASNLPDNPLHYHSYLSPHVSSMQAGVHGHLGGRANILPSSPAKFCDECGSPYLRATSKFCSECGTKRLGI; translated from the exons ATGCCTGGATCGTACAGCAGCTCTTTAAGCCTCCACGGTGTCAGAGGTGACGACGAACACTCGGCTCTTGAAAACAGCAGCAGCAATTCTAGTCCTTTTTATATCCTAATTCCACAAG ATGTTGTACCTATTGAAATGGCACGGTCTAGATTCCTCGACATCATCGTTGACCATTTTATTTGTGAGAATGTTATTGAGGTGGCAGAACCCTCTGCGTTAGAATTTCTCCAGGGCAACGATAAATTAAACAAAAGAAAGCAACAAGAGGCCCGATATGAAGGTGACCCAAGGTTTGCTTTGCCCTTGATGTATATAGCAAACTTGTATGAGACTTTGGTGGGGGACGTGAATGCACGTCTTGCTTCCTTGATTGGATCCCGTGAGAAAACTATAGGGGTAGCTCTTGAAGCTGCCGGCGGCTTGTACAGGAAACTGACTCAAAAGTTCCCCAAGAAAG GGAATTGTAGCTTCAGGAGGAGGGAGCTCGCTACTTCCAATGCAACAAGGACAAGGTTTCCTGAACTTGTGGTACAAGAAGAAAAGCGAGTCCGTTTTGTAGTAATCAATGGTTTGGTAATCATAGAGAGACCTAGTAATATGAGAATGGAGGACGCAGAATG GTTCAAAAGATTGACCGGGCGAAATGAAGTGGCCATTTCATCAAGAGATTACAAATTCTACTCACCTCGGCATAAGAACAGGCGTACCCCGCTGCCAGCATATGACATTGATGGCACATCC GTTTTGTCAGAGGACGAGACTTCTCCACTGGTTTGTTCTTCAGGATTTCGTCCACCAATTGAG ATGCAAAACCAAGAGCAGGCGTCATCGAAGCAACACACCGAGCAGATAGAAAGTCAGCCGTACCTGCACTTCCTTGATCAAACAGAGCATGGCACCATCCAGCAAAACCAACATACCAGTTCTCAGTTCCCCCTGATTCATCCACTCGCATCGGCCTCAAATCTGCCAGATAACCCCCTGCATTACCACTCTTATTTATCTCCGCATGTATCTTCCATGCAAGCTGGAGTACATGGCCATCTTGGAGGGCGAGCGAATATTCTT CCAAGCAGCCCTGCAAAGTTTTGTGACGAGTGTGGCTCTCCATATCTAAGGGCAACATCCAAGTTCTGCTCAGAGTGTGGCACCAAGAGGCTAGGGATCTAA